From the Megalops cyprinoides isolate fMegCyp1 chromosome 21, fMegCyp1.pri, whole genome shotgun sequence genome, one window contains:
- the LOC118796647 gene encoding voltage-dependent calcium channel gamma-6 subunit-like, producing MWSSFMREDEGRAAGGAGGGSSGLTAMMGPRAGTGKRRAVKSSRFSDSQEGQIKLVFFLAIIGVTLTVLGMGTEFWVELAPPKRLSNNETCLMAHYGLWKGCLKTLWATDIDPERESCGPASLPGESNCTYFKYFTSGEEAVMFKKTTHKSLSMATAVLALLSLLMIVTAAVCITMSLSKGEVFFLKPASVCFILSGLLVLLSLILFHQSVLSFLASDHSVPLHHEFSWSVSCVGVGAAILILAGILFLLFILPYNPWERCLPHYHSDT from the exons ATGTGGTCCTCATTCATGCGGGAAGATGAGGGGCGAGCAGcgggcggggctgggggcgggTCCAGCGGACTGACAGCAATGATGGGGCCGCGCGCAGGCACGGGCAAACGCCGGGCGGTAAAGAGCTCCAGATTCAGCGACAGTCAGGAAGGGCAAATCAAGCTGGTGTTTTTCCTGGCTATCATTGGCGTGACACTCACTGTCTTGGGCATGGGCACGGAATTCTGGGTGGAGCTGGCCCCGCCCAAGAGACTCTCCAACAACGAGACCTGTCTGATGGCACATTATGGCCTGTGGAAGGGCTGTCTGAAGACACTGTGGGCAACAGACATCgacccagagagggagagctgtggGCCTGCCAGCCTGCCTGGAG AATCAAACTGTACATACTTCAAGTACTTTACCTCAGGTGAAGAGGCGGTTATGTTTAAGAAGACGACACATAAGA GTCTGAGCATGGCAACAGCTGTCCTGGCTCTCCTCAGTCTCCTGATGATTGTGACAGCTGCGGTCTGCATCACCATGTCCCTCAGTAAAGGAGAGGTGTTCTTCCTCAAGCCTGCGTCCGTGTGCTTCATCCTCTCAG GCCTCCTGGTCCTGCTGTCTCTCATCCTCTTCCACCAGTCGGTCCTTTCCTTCCTGGCCAGTGACCACTCTGTCCCGCTTCATCACGAGTTCTCCTGGTCTGTttcctgtgtgggtgtgggagctGCCATCTTAATTCTGGCTGGAATCCTCTTTTTGCTGTTCATCCTCCCATATAACCCCTGGGAAAGGTGCCTACCTCACTATCACAGTGACACCTAG
- the LOC118796645 gene encoding voltage-dependent calcium channel gamma-4 subunit-like: protein MVWCEKGIQILLTTVGAFAAFGLMTVAIGTDYWLYARAFICNSTANSTQDDPHNKDRKDPGALTHSGLWRICCLEGLKRGVCSQINHFPEDADYDHDGAEYLLRVVRASSIFPILSAILLLLGGVCVAASRFYKSKRNIILGAGILFVAAGLSNIIGVIVYISAALSDISPKKDEDKKWHYSYGWSFYFGGLSFILAEMVGVLAVNIYIEKNKELRCRSRTDLFKSTTHAMLRLPSYRFRQRSRSSSRSTDPSRSRDPSPVGGGGKNFGLTPSALLSQGPVGPISVSTLPNPHAHSHSALGGDISMYTLSRDPKLAGLGTLGGPPMYGTVDRATLYQLHNCFPKEGGGGGGGGVILGGTLPSLSKSNNPSSAQNSSNSNAPLNTSSSSAPSSQPPPLSSSTIERDRGMSTLDRLGKGDRESSNSNTLNRKTTPV from the exons ATGGTGTGGTGTGAGAAGGGGATCCAGATCCTCCTCACCACGGTGGGGGCGTTTGCGGCGTTCGGCCTGATGACGGTGGCCATCGGCACGGACTACTGGCTGTACGCCCGCGCCTTCATCTGCAACAGCACTGCCAACTCCACCCAGGACGACCCGCACAACAAGGACCGCAAGGACCCCGGCGCCCTCACGCACTCCGGCCTCTGGAGGATCTGCTGCCTGGAAG GGTTGAAAAGAGGAGTGTGTTCACAGATCAATCACTTCCCTGAGGATGCTGACTATGACCATGACGGGGCGGAGTACCTTCTAC GTGTGGTGCGGGCGTCCAGTATATTCCCCATCCTGAGCGCCATTCTCCTCCTGCTGGGCGGGGTGTGTGTTGCAGCTAGCCGCTTCTACAAGAGCAAGAGGAACATCATCCTGGGCGCGGGCATCCTCTTTGTGGCTGCGG GCCTGAGCAACATCATCGGGGTGATCGTCTACATCTCCGCGGCGCTGAGCGACATCTCCCCGAAGAAGGACGAGGACAAGAAGTGGCACTACTCCTACGGCTGGTCCTTCTACTTCGGCGGCCTGTCCTTCATCCTGGCCGAGATGGTGGGCGTGCTGGCCGTCAACATCTACATCGAGAAGAACAAGGAGCTGCGCTGTCGCTCGCGCACCGACCTCTTCAAGAGCACCACCCACGCCATGCTGCGGCTGCCCAGCTACCGCTTCCGCCAGCGCTCCCGCTCCAGCTCCCGCTCCACCGACCCCTCCCGCTCCCGGGACCCCTCCCCCGTGGGCGGCGGGGGCAAGAATTTCGGCCTGACCCCGTCGGCGCTGCTCTCCCAGGGGCCCGTGGGGCCCATCTCCGTCTCCACCCTGCCCAACCCCCACGCCCACTCCCACTCCGCCCTGGGGGGCGACATCTCCATGTACACCCTCTCGCGGGATCCCAAACTGGCCGGCCTGGGGACTCTGGGGGGCCCGCCCATGTACGGGACGGTGGACAGGGCCACCCTGTACCAGCTGCATAATTGCTTCCCGAAAGAGGGCGGCGGGGGCGGTGGAGGCGGGGTGATACTGGGCGGCACCCTTCCCTCCCTGTCGAAGTCTAACAACCCCTCGTCAGCCCAGAATTCCTCCAATAGCAATGCTCCCCTCAATACCTCATCCTCTTCCGCCCCGTCTTCCCAGCCCCCACCTCTTTCCTCGTCCAcaatagagagagacaggggcatGAGCACCCTGGATAGGTTAGGGAAAGGTGATAGAGAGAGCTCCAACTCCAACACCCTGAACAGGAAGACAACGCCAGTGtag